From Stigmatopora argus isolate UIUO_Sarg chromosome 14, RoL_Sarg_1.0, whole genome shotgun sequence, the proteins below share one genomic window:
- the LOC144088846 gene encoding uncharacterized protein LOC144088846 — MAQRMFQESEKDGRSVLGMLTVQVERDPKTGAAVVKSVAPMSKPVSEPLATTVFDDGRRSIHAVSELGLRPSTEELGQILNIVDDVGMQVMLDEVTVTPNETGLQLDHAEADSVPVKKIQASVNPSMSKESHLPLQSPRAPNSEANPTKEVSSANMRFEKDTNVMVVSDISGKEVTMMDQDLKESPVTLMFLGYTDSTTTQEDPNMLTAERVIISQDGEEHSVADQEVGKESPSDMQCNISLKKNVQTPPENADKKSSSPAVEDGKSPSKRKTCQCCSVM; from the exons ATGGCACAAAGGATGTTTCAAGAAAGTGAGAAAGATGGCCGCTCAG TTTTAGGAATGCTAACAGTTCAGGTTGAAAGGGACCCCAAGACGGGAGCTGCAGTGGTGAAGTCTGTTGCCCCCATGTCCAAACCGGTCAGTGAGCCCCTGGCCACCACTGTCTTTGATGACGGTAGGAGAAGCATCCATGCTGTCTCAGAGTTAGGCCTTCGTCCTTCAACTGAAGAGCTTGGGCAGATTTTGAACATTGTTGATGACGTTGGGATGCAAGTCATGCTAGATGAGGTCACGGTCACTCCAAATGAAACAGGCCTTCAGCTTGATCATGCAGAAGCCGACAGTGTTCCAGTCAAAAAAATACAGGCCTCTGTCAATCCCTCTATGTCTAAAGAGAGCCATCTGCCGTTACAAAGCCCCAGAGCTCCTAATTCTGAGGCTAACCCGACGAAAGAGGTCAGCAGTGCCAATATGAGGTTTGAGAAGGATACAAATGTAATGGTGGTTAGTGACATATCAGGAAAAGAGGTGACCATGATGGATCAAGATTTGAAGGAAAGCCCAGTTACGCTTATGTTCCTAGGCTACACTGATTCAACGACTACTCAAGAAGACCCAAACATGCTCACTGCTGAGAGAGTGATCATCTCACAGGATGGAGAAGAACACAGTGTGGCAGATCAAGAAGTGGGAAAAGAAAGTCCAAGCGATATGCAATGTAATATTTCACTGAAGAAAAATGTTCAAACACCTCCAGAAAATGCTGATAAGAAGTCCTCCTCGCCTGCCGTTGAGGATGGTAAAAGCCCTTCCAAACGCAAGACCTGTCAGTGCTGCTCTGTCATGTAA
- the LOC144088484 gene encoding uncharacterized protein LOC144088484 — MTDRAPGEPKAKRQTEIKNNVTNVDIDSARCLVESNKSSCEIQICEKALSKVESTSSGMKRNKKGKERNDDEFWKIASDILQGEHLLHRLQLVQQHQEADMPPCQEVDHEKECFRFLTEDLETRKGGQSSEDEKEEVRPGAINSDERKINPLEREITDEKKSGKAMTAQPEHDMTKKKADIFCETPGVRECTDWIPINFVETICNANSFPSSCHRHSVTETSMEKRIHEDAQGKPNLQRAAGVLNLADDPDVLEIPFNTNIEFELHATKTCAGQDYDCLVLKQKMSEEANLESQKSLGSTENRDIQKGFKEADSHQLKERKLLFEAFQQDNSQGPTRLRKSLLTSTTNQVCPTVLERTRSLDIFSILERQKSCENLHSKMPSGGSRDKRGLSPYAKQEKNVRLYRSSDSVGSTQVTESNSSVGMDKVKLEDPLLKQNPFFKLRPALGLKPEVEKEIREAEAREDELRRQRHTIYGDKRQSTKEGDKHPNSTSTHIPDGKQQLRSKLERVWPPPCNKEHLKSEQTQGPSVHRGGSQRSHLWQRWEFGQINGQHSEKED; from the exons ATGACTGATCGCGCACCTGGTGAACCAAAAGCCAAGAGacaaacagaaataaaaaataatgtaacaaaTGTTGACATTGACTCAGCGCGTTGTTTGGTGGAGAGCAACAAAAGCAGTTGTGAGATACAAATTTGTGAAAAGGCTTTAAGTAAAGTGGAATCTACCTCATCTGGTATGAAACGGAATAAGAAGGGAAAAGAAAGAAACGACGATGAATTTTGGAAAATAGCCTCTGATATTCTTCAAGGTGAGCACCTACTTCACCGGCTGCAACTGGTGCAACAACACCAAGAAGCAGATATGCCCCCCTGCCAGGAAGTTGACCATGAGAAGGAATGTTTCAGGTTTCTGACTGAAGATTTGGAAACAAGAAAAGGGGGCCAGTCAAGTGAAGATGAGAAAGAAGAGGTTAGACCTGGTGCCATTAATTCTGATGAAAGAAAGATAAATCCATTGGAGAGAGAAATCACTGAcgagaaaaaaagtggaaaagcgATGACTGCACAGCCTGAGCATgatatgaccaaaaaaaaagctgacATTTTTTGTGAGACTCCAGGTGTCAGAGAGTGCACAGATTGGATTCCGATCAATTTCGTTGAAACCATTTGCAATGCAAATTCCTTTCCATCCTCCTGTCACCGGCACTCTGTCACGGAGACCTCCATGGAAAAGCGGATCCATGAGGATGCTCAAGGCAAACCGAACCTTCAGAGAGCTGCAGGCGTTTTAAACTTGGCGGATGATCCAGACGTACTGGAGATCCCTTTTAATACAAACATCGAGTTCGAACTACATGCTACAAAAACATGTGCCGGCCAAGACTATGATTGTTTGGTCTTGAAACAAAAAATGTCAGAAGAGGCCAATCTGGAAAGTCAGAAAAGTCTAGGATCAACAGAAAACAGAGACATCCAAAAGGGTTTCAAGGAAGCAGACAGCCATCAGTTAAAGGAGAGAAAATTATTGTTTGAAGCTTTCCAACAGGATAACTCACAAGGTCCAACCAGACTCAGGAAATCCCTTCTTACATCAACCACGAATCAAGTTTGTCCCACAGTGCTAGAACGCACACGTAGCCTTGATATATTTTCAATCTTAGAGAGGCAGAAAAGTTGTGAAAACCTGCACTCAAAGATGCCAAGTGGTGGTTCACGAGATAAAAGAGGATTATCTCCATACGCAAAGCAGGAGAAAAATGTACGCCTTTACAGAAGTTCAGACTCCGTAGGCTCCACACAAGTAACGGAAAGTAACAGCTCAGTCGGGATGGACAAGGTAAAACTGGAAGATCCCCTACTTAAACAAAACCCTTTCTTCAAGCTGCGTCCAGCATTGGGTCTCAAGCCAGAAGTTGAGAAGGAAATTCGGGAAGCTGAAGCAAGAGAAGATGAGCTTCGGAGACAAAGGCACACCATATACGGAGATAAGCGGCAGAGTACAAAGGAGGGTGACAAGCACCCCAATAGTACTTCAACTCACATTCCAG ATGGAAAGCAACAGTTGCGAAGCAAACTGGAACGAGTCTGGCCACCTCCGTGCAACAAAGAGCATCTTAAATCAGAACAGACTCAG GGGCCAAGTGTGCACAGAGGAGGAAGTCAGAGGTCTCATCTGTGGCAACGCTGGGAGTTTGGTCAGATCAATGGACAGCATTCAGAAAAAGAGGACTGA
- the nfil3-6 gene encoding nuclear factor, interleukin 3 regulated, member 6, with the protein MYEEVSKAMRVQQDVAMLHSLESTEEGEGEGAPLSFPDDTMSVLTSNNLLARSLLGRTAAVKRKESPSSSIRRKREFIPLEKKDEGYWDKRKKNNEAAKRSREKRRVNDMVLESRVLALLEENARLRAELLALKFRFGLVKDPSNAPILPLTAVPPHNPNVSSHYFLINSSSHTNNPTGQACARSSRDGCNLSEDSGFSTPGGSSVGSPVYFEDRLSDHEKSSPHRTEEMNLDLYNSPADAHHTKVDQAETMKNLPHKLRFKSPGNAETSDAAGDPSSTRRSPAPPTSEGPRETSKALEPFGAETGEGHLGPWVSLQGDGGRRGRQSPQNVTSPSNFNLQPPAQGHSEFKYQHENNYLKSQLSSLSKEVAQLKKLFTEQLMANVN; encoded by the coding sequence ATGTATGAGGAAGTTTCCAAGGCGATGAGGGTGCAGCAGGATGTAGCTATGCTCCATTCACTGGAGTCCAcagaagaaggagaaggagaaggagcacCATTATCCTTTCCAGATGACACCATGTCCGTCTTGACCTCCAATAACCTGTTGGCCCGCTCTCTGCTGGGCCGCACGGCTGCGGTCAAGCGTAAGGAAAGTCCCTCGTCCAGCATCCGACGCAAACGCGAGTTCATCCCGCTTGAAAAAAAGGATGAAGGCTACTGGGATAAAAGGAAGAAGAACAACGAGGCAGCAAAGCGTTCACGTGAAAAGCGACGTGTGAACGACATGGTGTTGGAGAGTCGCGTTCTAGCCTTGCTGGAAGAGAACGCTCGCCTCAGGGCCGAGCTGTTGGCTCTCAAGTTCCGCTTCGGTTTGGTGAAAGACCCCTCTAATGCGCCCATCCTTCCACTCACCGCAGTTCCTCCACACAATCCAAACGTGAGCTCGCACTATTTCCTTATCAACTCATCTTCACACACCAACAACCCGACAGGTCAAGCCTGTGCGCGAAGCTCCCGGGACGGGTGCAACCTGTCAGAAGACTCGGGGTTCTCCACTCCAGGCGGGTCCAGTGTTGGCAGCCCAGTCTACTTTGAAGACCGGCTGAGTGACCATGAGAAATCCTCACCGCACAGAACAGAAGAGATGAACTTAGACCTCTACAACTCACCGGCCGATGCCCACCACACCAAGGTAGACCAAGCCGAGACTATGAAGAACCTCCCCCATAAGCTACGTTTCAAGAGCCCTGGAAACGCAGAGACGAGCGACGCGGCAGGGGATCCCAGTAGCACCCGGCGCAGCCCCGCGCCGCCAACTTCTGAGGGTCCGCGAGAGACCTCGAAAGCACTTGAACCTTTTGGGGCCGAAACAGGAGAGGGCCACTTAGGCCCGTGGGTTTCTTTGCAAGGCGACGGAGGAAGAAGGGGTAGGCAGTCCCCCCAGAATGTCACCTCACCTTCAAACTTCAACCTGCAGCCTCCTGCTCAAGGACACTCAGAATTCAAATATCAGCACGAAAACAACTACTTAAAGTCTCAGCTTAGTTCTTTGAGCAAAGAGGTAGCTCAGTTGAAGAAACTTTTCACAGAGCAGCTCATGGCCAATGTTAACTAA
- the LOC144089057 gene encoding uncharacterized protein LOC144089057 has product MENLNSVLNNSGSNINCLETFSTYEESMPPLQETPSRLGRIMKSKPNMACRRKREFISDEKKDASYWEKRRKNNEAAKRSREKRRLNDMVLENRVIALNGENVRLKSELLQLKLRFGLISTASYIEKTQQIEEKNSTGNDGSSSSSSQYYSSGYSSSSQVMINSDSSETEQSGINAGHRQQVLYSPRDSLSDMSDGSSRDSPEPIPFEIKQEGDRLEMDIANGTSTQIIFNIHRGLGNVPTHHKLQQHSQEMEAVYHGQQQELHHQQQPHPDPISNINNQLAPQPPAAQTSVILFGPSSASYPVESLTRSQDIGIQKQNKSNSQYQSFAESSADPLVEVMRPLENKTPDSTSSELSQSEAEERQVYSNFQSLQQTLQEQQVSHLPTKYIHQHVDVNQSHLYHHQPPSYLISQDEEPPTAQTECDFPNDAYYQVQSISSMKETSSSDGDPRSSDKEASTDDDESPSSSCSGKYHKQLLIRMQEPASPQQSYSQTQSRDTQGEVKGTALPHKLRLKHRAISSGSRGGHCSGQESPTTPPSAISPPLPQHPYLSLSPQQNIQRETPAGTMYLTASDEEGTSKPDGKKETGVWRNKRQE; this is encoded by the coding sequence ATGGAAAATCTGAATTCAGTTCTCAATAACTCAGGAAGTAACATAAACTGCCTTGAGACCTTCTCTACTTATGAAGAGTCCATGCCTCCTCTTCAAGAGACACCGTCTCGCTTGGGGCGTATCATGAAATCCAAACCCAATATGGCTTGCAGACGCAAACGTGAATTCATTTCAGATGAGAAGAAAGATGCCTCTTATTGGGAGAAACGACGCAAGAACAACGAGGCAGCTAAGCGCTCCCGTGAAAAAAGGCGCCTTAATGATATGGTTTTAGAGAACCGTGTCATCGCACTTAACGGTGAGAACGTTAGGCTCAAGAGTGAGCTTCTCCAACTGAAGTTGCGCTTTGGCCTTATAAGCACTGCCTCTTACATTGAAAAGACTCAGcagattgaagaaaaaaacagcaccgGAAATGATGGTTCCTCGTCTTCATCTTCTCAGTACTACTCGAGCGGGTATTCAAGCAGTTCTCAGGTGATGATAAATTCGGACTCTTCCGAAACTGAGCAGTCTGGGATCAACGCGGGACACAGGCAGCAAGTGTTATACTCGCCCCGCGATTCCCTGTCCGACATGTCTGATGGCTCCTCCAGAGACAGCCCGGAGCCAATTCCCTTTGAGATCAAGCAAGAAGGTGATAGGCTAGAGATGGATATTGCCAATGGCACTAGCACCCAGATCATCTTTAACATTCATCGTGGTCTGGGCAATGTACCCACTCATCACAAACTCCAGCAGCATTCTCAGGAGATGGAGGCCGTTTATCATGGCCAGCAGCAGGAGCTTCACCACCAACAACAACCCCATCCAGACCCTATTTCCAATATCAATAACCAGCTTGCCCCTCAACCACCGGCTGCCCAGACAAGCGTAATTCTCTTTGGTCCCAGTAGTGCCTCTTATCCTGTGGAGAGCTTGACACGGTCCCAAGATATCGGTATACAGAAGCAGAACAAAAGTAACAGTCAGTACCAGTCCTTTGCAGAGAGCTCTGCCGATCCCCTTGTCGAGGTGATGAGACCACTTGAGAACAAAACACCAGACTCCACTTCATCCGAGCTCAGTCAGAGTGAAGCTGAAGAGAGGCAAGTCTACAGTAATTTCCAATCTCTCCAACAGACCCTGCAGGAGCAGCAGGTGTCCCATTTGCCGACAAAGTATATCCACCAACACGTGGACGTCAACCAATCCCATCTCTACCACCATCAGCCTCCTTCCTATCTTATTTCCCAAGATGAGGAGCCACCCACTGCTCAGACTGAGTGCGACTTCCCAAACGATGCTTACTACCAAGTCCAGTCAATCTCCTCTATGAAAGAAACATCTTCTAGTGACGGGGATCCAAGGAGTTCTGACAAAGAGGCATCCACTGATGATGACGAGTCACCTTCCTCATCTTGCTCAGGCAAATACCACAAGCAGCTTCTCATCAGAATGCAGGAGCCTGCCTCCCCTCAGCAGAGCTACTCTCAGACCCAAAGCCGAGATACCCAGGGGGAGGTGAAGGGCACGGCGTTACCCCACAAACTCAGGCTTAAACATCGGGCCATAAGCTCTGGGAGCAGAGGAGGCCATTGCTCTGGACAAGAGTCCCCAACTACACCTCCCTCTGCCATATCACCACCTCTTCCTCAGCATCCTTATTTATCACTGTCACCACAACAGAACATTCAGAGAGAAACCCCAGCTGGTACCATGTACCTGACAGCATCGGACGAGGAGGGCACAAGCAAACCTGATGGCAAAAAGGAGACGGGTGTATGGCGGAATAAGAGGCAAGAATAG